GACAAGGTGTaatctttgttttattaattgctTTAATGATTATGCTATGCTTTGAACACAgatatatgtttaaatatatgGATTATCAAAAGCATTTAAATGATTCTCTGATCAATTGGTAAAGTATATAGATACAAGATTTGCCTTGGTCAACAAGGCTTTACATAACACTTTCTTGttcacagacagacatacacacacacacacacactgaacacagtCCAAGCAGTATATTACAACCTTTTCTTTCGAGGCCATTCAAATGTCTCTCCATTTGTATTCAGTATAAAAGGTGCTGGTTCTGTCCAACCAATTCAAACCAGATCagccagaactggctggatctttaaaaacaaatgttcccTCTTCTTCAAAACTAGAAAAACTAGGCTTAGAAGATCACAACCTAAAGACATCtaattaaaaatgaacaattttaCCCAACATTTGTGTGTTGTGtaattttatgcttattagagtattggGTTTTTAGCCTAGCAACACCCTATTTTGAGCATCATCAATAGTGAGCACTATTTTGTGTGCTGCACATACCGCTCAAGGTTGCTAACTATGTTGgtgactgatcacactgtgaattcaacAACGTGAGATCGAAACTTTGGCTGTTGAAATCAGTCTGTGATTGCCGagattcaaaacactgcccccagtggccgaagctggaagtgttgttgaggagaaatgtccacagggtggcaccaaaagcgagttgcatgtttatttgtaaaTGTAGTAATGCAGTAAACaagaatgcaatttttttaacTTGGGCATACTTCGTATTTCTGCCTTCTAGATCGGATCGCGCACTTTTGACCACATTGCCTTTCAAACTATACTCTTTTGAACACGATTGAATACAAACGTTCGATGCATGTGCAATTCAACTGCTTTGTTATATTGTAACAGTCAACAGCAGGTGCATGCGCCAATGATGCACACAGATGAGGACTGCCCGCTATTCGAGAAAATCTGGGCCGCGCACAGGCTGTGCTAATGACGAAATTTGCGTCACGCATACTGTTgattttgtttaccattgtttaAGTGAATGGTATTACATTATGGTTTCCCAAACCCATGTCTCGGTGTGagcacaattacttcctggtttcctctGGACCAAAAATTGCTTGCATAACGCCCTTTTAGTAGTACCACGGTGATTGTGCCGGTAATTGTCAGCAATTTGGCAAAATGGTGTCGATTTCAAGGTATATGAACATTTGGAAGTGGCATGTTGATTTCACTTGTGATCATGTTGTATGTCGTTTTCAAAATCAGTCCCCTGCGAGGTTCCTTTTATTTAGATTGCAACTGCCTATATAGGCCGTTActatttacacatttggctgcactTTTTTCAACAGCAACTTACAGTACAGTTAACCTATGGATTTTATCATTAGGCATATGTGTTTCCCTAGGAAAtcccatgaccttggtgttgctagtACCATGTTAGTTCTAGTTTGCTCCTGTTTTGATTAAGATTTAAGTAGAAATGCTAAGTGCGTGTCCTTTGCCTGTACCAATGTACTGTTTTGTTCCAACAGTCCTGGACATGAGAACAAAGAGAAATGGATCCAGAGCGCTATGTAGGCAACACAGGCACACAGTCACACTAAAGTAGATATAGAATTCCTCAGTCGTATTTGTAGACAGCAGCATGTAATGCACAAAATGAAAGCAGCTACTTGGGGCAAAACACACGATGAAGATAATGAAGTTAAATGTGCTAGCTCTGATGTAGAGGGCCCAGTCGCAGTGTGAGCGATTTAGGTGCCACACTATCGAAGTGTAACACACTACTGTCACCACTAGGGGCAGAAAGAAGCCAACACAGGTAAGGCCAAGGTTGTAGTAGACAAGCCATTGGTAGACTTCGTAATTGGTGGGAAGAACATCATGGCATGTGACGATTCCAAGGCGTGCGATGCGGTAGCTCTGTTGCACTATCATCTCTGGTAGAATGGCTATAATAAATACAATCCACATTGCTAAGCAACTCAATGCAGTGAAGGACCGCATTGGCAAGCTCTTATAGAAGAATGGGTGAACAATGGCCATGTAGTGCTTGACGCTAATCCAGGCTAGCGTGTACGCTGAGCAATAGAGGTTGCCATAAAAACAGCCGGTAGTGATGCGGCAAGCGGTTTCGCCAAATATCCAATGGTTGCCGTTGAGGTGATAGTGTGCCTTTAGCAACAAGCTAAGCAACAGTAGCAAGTCCGACAACGCTAAGCtacaatacaaaatggcagaCGAAATGATCCTCCCTTTGGTTCCAACAGCAACCAAAATGGCGATATTGGCGGGAATCCCAATGACGACAGCTATGATGTAGAGAGCTGGGATGAACCACTTGCTCAGAGGACCACTGAGGTACATTGCCGTGTTGTTGCTACGTAACTCCACTTCTACAACAACCATGGGACCAGAGGGTGAGATAAGTGTTTTTGGTTCTGTTCGGTTCTGAAGGAGAGGTAGATTAACTGTGAAGGCATATCCTTGAAAAACTCTTGGGCTGGCGACGCTGGTGCTGTTGCGTTTGTTTTTCTTGGCCCCTATTTCTGCAGCCAGATGAAGGGAAGAACTggagttatttattattatttatgcatatttttaCGTAAAGGTCTATAATATAAAAAGTTCTTCATACTCAGAAACAAGAAGTCTTTTTGtgtcatactgtatataaatatgacatttttaagccCTTTAAGCACTTTAATGCAGTGTCCTGAAAAGTGGCATGttataaattatttcaaatgtctttttttttttttttaagtgactgaAAATAGCAAAATTCACATTGTAcactacatacatttttttattgtaaactaTCTTATTTATTGTACAtgcacagcaaaaacaaaaaagggaTTATtgagcaaactttgcaaaactgCAGTAAGATTTTAGTCTTAATAATTGTCCTCATTAAAATTGCTTGTTtagtctgtttgtgtttgttttttcactAAATGCAAAATACATTGTTCAGTCAATAAAGTCTAGTCGAGACAActacagatttattttttgttatattgttacagtatataaaatatatccatatcaaattatataataataataataataatctattatCAACTCAACTACTAAACTATCAAAGTAAAATGTCcgattaaatatgtttaattagAACGTTCACTGGTGAATATAGGTTAGTTTTAAATATAATAGTAGCAGAAAAATATAgctataaaaaatacatttcgtTTAATAACAGGAAATGCTATCGCCTGTTTGAAGTGTTGGATGTAAAGAATTTAAACTTGTGAAATAAACCCATTCGCTTACCTCCCGACTGAGTCTCATTCAGAAATAAAGCGATACAAACGAAAAGAAAAACTTTCCCCATGATACACGAAGTAAAAAATAACCTTTAGCTGAAAAAGAGCGACTATTGTAGTCTCAGCGCTGTTTGGTCTGTGTGTGGAATGTTGACGACAACGACACAAGTGTGatcgcatctctctctctctctctctctctctctctctttatttctctctctcgttTCCATAAATGGAGGCGCGGTGTCCGTTAATACATATATGACATAATATCCGACCGTCCCCACTAATTTTTGACGGACGAAAACAAGGCTGTACAATAACTATATTGTATCATAGACATGATGTAATCTAATGTAATTCTACATAAAGCTAAAATTTTCCCAACTCGTTTATTCTGGAGCAGAACAATTTAAACCATCCACACTATCCGTTTTCAATTTCCTATCCTAGAATCCGTTTTTGTTAGCGGGAAATTCCATTGAGGGGTGTCAAGGTAGCAAAATGAacgtgttttcaaatgaaaacgtgtTAAAAAGGCGGGATTTGAAGTGACGCTGGAGGACTTCTGGTGCGAgaaaataaaatatcacaaaGGACAAATATTAAATCTAGACAAAAATTTAGAAAACACGcaactttaaaatatgtattccttttttctccccaatttggaatgcccgagtcctcgtggtggcgtagcgactagcggaggacggatctcagttgcctctgtgtctcagaacgtcaatccgcgcatcttatcacgtggcttgttgagcgccttaccacggagacgtagctcTTGTGGAGGCTTCAAaagtgacatcacgttagagcaggccacgcccacgactggtgacagactccaccctattatcacaGATCCTTCCCTGAGTgttctacacacagtccgccatttttttctgtgctggagcagatacagtgagaagaagaatgtctcagcttcgtaagcgtcataagtgttctgttgtctgaacataagagtcttcatgtactcccggcatcagagccactgaagacgcagttttttgtttttgaagaaaatgtgccccaaaacatacaaaaatttgtgtatgtttgtgcaaatcattttacaccagactgatttgtgaatgagtgtaaatataaagcaggattttcaaaaaatgtgattgtaaagggatcaatggaaaggaggaggcgagaaccggcttgtcaatataaataatagtttaatttcaaagtaaaacagaagacacaaacacacacatgacggacatgtccgtaaacgatctctctctcctgcacattcctctgcagtcgacctttatccctcacggaggcttgattagcctacgggaccgggtgtgtaggatcacgacccggccccgccctccgccctgccacagtgatttTCAAGCATGggtcagtaccaactgttcatgttccagctttatatcctaaagatgtaagtatcgcactttattgatttttttaatgtttgcaaatcgcctttccgaatgtgcttgttagctgattccatggctaatgcagctaaagttagcattgtctctgattgtattcatggagaccagatacacatacatatatatatatatatatattattcataaatatatgtatgaactTTTGCAATTTTGACAAATAGCTCTGGGGACCAGAAAACGTAAGCAGGTGTCCTTTAAGAATTATGAAACACTTCcgcgttcaggaaaaaggtggattcCAGAACTGCGTCATAAGATTGAACAAGAATAACCTACAACCTAGTTGTTTTTGCAAATTAAGCTGGAAAATGCATTAGGAGAAATACTTTAACAGTTAAAAAATTACTTCTGTAAGGTCTCATGAACGCACTGTACGCCTATTCCTCAAAGTCTTGTTTTCATTCGTCAAAATGACAGCTATTATGAACTGAAAATGCAGGTCTATACACGTGTCTATTTTTCAAGCTAGTATCTTGTCCCGTTGGCTTTAAGTTCATGTAAGATTCACAGCAGTGCCAAGGAAATCCTTTAAGAGATAACAGAAGTTTGGGAGCGACATACAGCGGAAATTCTAGTCTTTCCCTTCCTGACCAGATCTAGATTAAAGAACAACTGAAGCCCTATAAATGTGTTCACTTTCCATCAGTTGTTTGTTTGATGGTCTTCTTGTGTATTTGTTTGCATAGTGGTTACTAGTGCGTTCTGCTGTCATTGTGCATGTTCAACAGATAGAGAGAgatgattttatttcttataaCAAAGGACTAACTCCTATCATAAGTGTGACCTCAAATGTAATGCCTTTGAAAAATCCCACCTGCATTTTTTCACACCTCCACATATCCGTGCACGCACACAATTGATTTAatttaaacctaaccttaaccatgcAGGTAAAAGAGCTTAACTAGTGTTTATTTTCCACTATATTTTGTTTCGACTGCTCTAAATGATTCTAAGACAGCAaggaaatgtttgttttaaacaGAAAACCAATTACTTTCAGT
The Xyrauchen texanus isolate HMW12.3.18 chromosome 34, RBS_HiC_50CHRs, whole genome shotgun sequence DNA segment above includes these coding regions:
- the LOC127627642 gene encoding proteinase-activated receptor 3-like, producing the protein MGKVFLFVCIALFLNETQSGEIGAKKNKRNSTSVASPRVFQGYAFTVNLPLLQNRTEPKTLISPSGPMVVVEVELRSNNTAMYLSGPLSKWFIPALYIIAVVIGIPANIAILVAVGTKGRIISSAILYCSLALSDLLLLLSLLLKAHYHLNGNHWIFGETACRITTGCFYGNLYCSAYTLAWISVKHYMAIVHPFFYKSLPMRSFTALSCLAMWIVFIIAILPEMIVQQSYRIARLGIVTCHDVLPTNYEVYQWLVYYNLGLTCVGFFLPLVVTVVCYTSIVWHLNRSHCDWALYIRASTFNFIIFIVCFAPSSCFHFVHYMLLSTNTTEEFYIYFSVTVCLCCLHSALDPFLFVLMSRTVGTKQYIGTGKGHALSIST